A stretch of the Tardiphaga sp. 709 genome encodes the following:
- a CDS encoding multidrug efflux RND transporter permease subunit, with protein sequence MNLGSLSVNRPILAMVLSIVLIIVGALAYTTLPVSEYPEVAPPTVVITTQYPGASAQTVSETVATPIEQEINGVEDMLYLYSQATSNGQLNITVTFKLGTDLDKAQVLVQNRVAIAQPRLPEEVQRNGVVTRKNSPDLMMVVFMLSPDDTYDQLYISNYALRQVRDQLLRLNGVGDIQIFGARDYSMRLWLDPDKIANLGMTAGDVITAIRAQNIQIAGGQIAEPPISDRAFSPNLTFTGRLKDQSEFGNIVIKAGSDGRTVRLHDVARIELGALSYATNSFLLKKPAVALAVSQRPGSNALSTAKAISDTMVKLKADFPKGLEYNIGYNPTEFIAQSVSELIKTIYEAMVLVVIVVLVFLQGWRPAIIPIIAIPVSLVGTFAVMAALGFSINNLTLFGLVLAVGIVVDDAIVVVENVERHLAEGKTRRDAALLTMNEVGGALISIALVLCAVFVPTAFIGGISGQFFQQFAVTIAVATAISCFCSLTLSPALASMILEQHHEKKPPPSWNVVARGWNAFTGLFNRGFDRLSHAYGTAAGFVIHHLALMLVVYAVLIGTAGWLIYATPQGFIPAQDRGYVIVVVQLPGAASLSRTTEIVRQIERIALEVPGVVRVPSFAGFNGATRTQASNAAALFPVFDDAEERAKHGNTATKITAELRKRLAAIEGALVIVVPPPAVPGIGTGGGFAMRILDNQGRGPDLLEKATEELVNAARKAPGLTAVFSPFSANTPQVFVEIDRQKAQMLNVPVQNVNEAIQTYFGSAYVNDFNILGRTYHVTAQADLPFRKERSDLTRLQTRNADGNMVLLGSVVNFRDTAGPDRVPRYNLYSASEIQGDTLPGVSSTTALNTMKKLADETLPSGFTFEWTDLSYQQVTGGNAGLYVFPICVLFVYLVLAAQYGSWSLPFAVILIVPMCLFAATIGVRIMGQDINILTQIGFVVLVGLAAKNAILIVEFARDIEQEGRDQLEAVIEACRLRIRPILMTSFAFILGVLPLVISSGSGSEMRQAVGVAVFFGMIGVTIFGLVFTPVFYILIRRLFPGSVEIHAKEQGAHG encoded by the coding sequence ATGAATTTGGGCAGCCTATCCGTCAATCGCCCGATCCTCGCGATGGTGCTATCCATCGTACTGATCATCGTCGGTGCGCTCGCTTACACCACGTTGCCGGTGTCGGAATATCCAGAAGTCGCGCCGCCCACGGTCGTGATCACCACGCAGTATCCGGGTGCGTCCGCGCAGACCGTATCCGAGACGGTGGCGACGCCGATCGAGCAGGAGATCAACGGCGTCGAGGACATGCTGTATCTGTACAGCCAGGCGACCTCGAACGGCCAGCTCAACATCACCGTCACTTTCAAGCTCGGCACTGACCTTGATAAGGCGCAGGTGCTGGTGCAGAACCGCGTGGCCATCGCCCAGCCGCGTCTGCCCGAGGAAGTCCAGCGCAACGGTGTCGTCACCCGCAAGAACAGCCCCGACCTGATGATGGTCGTGTTCATGCTGTCGCCCGACGACACCTACGACCAGCTTTATATCTCCAACTATGCGCTGCGCCAGGTGCGCGATCAGTTGTTGAGGCTCAATGGTGTCGGCGATATCCAGATATTCGGTGCACGTGACTACTCGATGAGGCTGTGGCTCGATCCCGACAAGATCGCCAATCTCGGCATGACCGCGGGCGACGTCATCACCGCCATCCGCGCACAGAACATCCAGATCGCCGGTGGCCAGATCGCGGAGCCGCCGATCTCCGACCGTGCCTTCTCGCCGAACCTGACCTTTACGGGTCGTCTCAAGGATCAGTCCGAATTCGGCAACATCGTCATCAAGGCCGGCAGCGATGGTCGCACTGTGCGATTGCACGATGTTGCGCGGATCGAACTTGGCGCGCTGTCCTATGCGACCAACAGCTTCCTTCTGAAAAAGCCGGCGGTCGCGCTCGCGGTCTCGCAGCGGCCGGGATCGAATGCGCTCTCCACGGCGAAAGCCATCTCCGATACTATGGTCAAGCTGAAAGCCGATTTCCCGAAAGGTCTCGAATATAATATCGGCTATAATCCGACTGAATTTATCGCACAGTCCGTCAGTGAGCTGATCAAGACGATCTACGAGGCCATGGTGCTGGTCGTGATCGTCGTGCTGGTCTTCCTGCAGGGTTGGCGGCCGGCGATCATCCCCATCATCGCCATCCCGGTGTCGCTGGTGGGCACTTTCGCGGTCATGGCGGCGCTCGGCTTTTCGATCAACAATCTGACGCTGTTTGGGTTGGTGCTCGCTGTCGGCATCGTGGTCGACGACGCCATTGTTGTGGTGGAGAATGTCGAGCGGCATCTCGCCGAAGGAAAGACCCGACGTGACGCGGCACTGCTGACCATGAACGAGGTCGGCGGTGCGCTGATCTCGATTGCGCTGGTGCTGTGCGCGGTGTTCGTGCCGACGGCGTTTATTGGCGGAATATCCGGCCAGTTCTTCCAGCAATTCGCCGTCACCATCGCTGTCGCGACGGCGATCTCCTGCTTCTGTTCGCTGACCTTGTCGCCGGCTTTGGCCTCGATGATCCTCGAACAGCATCACGAGAAGAAACCGCCCCCAAGCTGGAACGTGGTTGCGCGTGGCTGGAACGCGTTCACCGGTCTGTTCAATCGCGGCTTCGACCGGCTGTCGCACGCCTATGGCACCGCGGCCGGCTTTGTGATCCATCATCTGGCACTGATGCTCGTCGTCTATGCAGTCCTGATCGGCACGGCTGGCTGGCTGATTTATGCGACGCCGCAGGGTTTCATTCCCGCGCAGGATCGCGGCTATGTCATTGTCGTCGTGCAATTGCCCGGCGCGGCATCCCTCAGTCGCACCACGGAGATCGTGCGACAGATCGAGCGCATCGCGCTTGAAGTCCCGGGCGTCGTTCGCGTGCCATCCTTCGCCGGCTTCAACGGTGCGACGCGTACGCAGGCCTCAAATGCTGCGGCGTTGTTCCCTGTATTTGACGATGCAGAGGAGCGCGCGAAACATGGGAACACCGCGACCAAGATCACGGCCGAATTGCGCAAGCGATTGGCCGCTATCGAAGGCGCGCTGGTGATCGTGGTGCCGCCGCCCGCGGTGCCGGGTATTGGCACCGGTGGTGGCTTCGCCATGCGCATTCTCGACAATCAGGGCCGGGGTCCTGACCTCCTCGAGAAGGCGACCGAAGAACTGGTCAATGCCGCGCGCAAGGCGCCCGGTCTCACCGCCGTCTTCTCGCCCTTCAGTGCGAACACGCCGCAGGTGTTCGTCGAGATCGACCGCCAGAAGGCGCAGATGCTCAATGTGCCCGTTCAGAACGTCAATGAGGCGATTCAAACCTATTTCGGTTCGGCCTATGTCAACGACTTCAATATCCTTGGCCGCACCTATCACGTCACGGCGCAGGCCGATCTGCCGTTCCGCAAGGAGCGGTCTGATTTGACGCGGCTGCAGACCCGCAATGCCGATGGCAACATGGTGCTGTTGGGTAGCGTGGTGAACTTCAGGGACACGGCAGGCCCCGACCGCGTGCCGCGCTATAACCTTTATTCCGCCTCCGAAATCCAGGGTGATACGCTGCCCGGCGTCAGCTCGACGACGGCGCTCAATACCATGAAGAAGCTCGCCGACGAGACGCTGCCGAGCGGCTTTACCTTCGAATGGACTGATCTGTCCTATCAGCAGGTGACCGGAGGCAATGCGGGCCTCTACGTGTTCCCGATCTGCGTGTTGTTCGTCTATCTCGTTCTGGCTGCGCAATATGGCAGCTGGTCGCTGCCCTTTGCGGTCATCCTGATTGTGCCGATGTGCCTGTTTGCGGCAACCATCGGCGTGCGGATCATGGGGCAGGACATCAACATCCTCACCCAGATCGGCTTTGTCGTGCTGGTGGGATTGGCCGCGAAGAACGCGATCCTGATCGTCGAGTTTGCCCGCGACATCGAGCAGGAAGGCCGCGATCAGCTCGAAGCCGTGATCGAGGCCTGCCGTTTGCGTATCCGCCCGATCCTGATGACCTCCTTTGCCTTCATTCTCGGCGTGCTGCCGCTTGTGATTTCGTCGGGCTCAGGCTCGGAGATGCGCCAGGCGGTCGGCGTCGCGGTATTTTTCGGCATGATCGGTGTCACGATCTTCGGCCTCGTTTTCACGCCGGTCTTCTACATCCTGATCCGGCGTCTGTTCCCCGGCTCCGTCGAGATCCACGCCAAGGAGCAAGGCGCGCATGGTTAA